CGACGACGAGTATTTCCGTCGCATCGAGGCCATAGAATTTACGGTCAAGCACGATGACGGCCAGGAAACCCGCCATCTGCCCAAGGCGGACATCGTACTGGTGGGCGTCTCGCGGACCAGCAAGACCCCGCTTTCGATCTACCTGGCCCATCGCGGCTGGAAGGTGGCGAATGTCCCCCTGGTGAAGGGGATCGACCCGCCGGCCGAGCTCTTCCAGGTCGACCCGGGCCGTGTGGCGGGCCTGGTCATCGATCCCCAGCGGCTCCTCGAGGTGCGGGCGGCCCGATTGCGCAACCTCGGCCAGGACCCGCGAGCCGCCTATGCCGACTTCGAGCAGATAGAAGAAGAGTTGCGCTACGCCCGGTCCTTTTTCCGCCATCATCCATGGGTTGTGGTGGATGTCTCGGGCAAGGCCGTAGAGGAGACCGCCAACGAAGTTCTGGTCAAGCTCAAGTTGAAATAGCCTGCCGCAACAAGCCCACCGGACACCCGGCTCCGCAGCGACCGGCAGAAACGACTCACTCAAACAGACCACGCTGAACGGAAAAAGGAGAAAATCGATGCGCATCCTGGTAGTCGAAGACGAGAAAAAAGTGGCAAGCTTCATCAAGCGGGGACTCGAGGAGGAGAGCTTCTCCGTCGATATGGCCTACGATGGCGAAGAAGGCCTCTCCATGGCCGAAGCCACTCCCTACGACCTCATCCTGATGGATCTGATGCTGCCGAAGATGGACGGCCTGGCGGTCATCAAGGAGCTGCGCAGCAAGGGAAACAAGGCGCCGGTCCTCTGCCTGACGGCCAAGGATACGGTGGAGGACATCGTCTCGGGACTCGATTCCGGCAGCGATGACTACCTGACCAAGCCTTTCGCCTTTGCCGAACTGGTGGCCAGGGTTCGCGCCCTGCTGCGGCGCGGCGTCCAGGACCGCGGCGCCGAAATCCGCTTTGCCGACCTGCGCCTCGACCCCGTGGCGCACAAGGTGTGGCGCAGCAACAAGGAGATCGAGCTGACCGCCAAGGAGTATGCGCTGCTCGAGTATTTCATGCGCAACCCCAACCAGATCCTGACCCGGACCATGATCGCCGAGCACGTCTGGGACTACACTTTCGATTCCTTCACCAACATCATCGACGTCTACGTCAACTACCTGCGCAAAAAGGTCGACCGGGACTACGACAAGAAACTGATTCACACGGTGCGGGGCATTGGCTATGTGATGAAGGAGGAATAGTTTGGCCTTCCGCTCCGTCCGCTTCCAGCTCACCCTCTGGTATGCCCTGACTCTGGCCGCTGTTCTGGCGGCCAGTGGTTTCTTCTGGCACTTCTATCTGGCCAGGGAGATGCGCAACCGCGTCGACGACAAGCTGCGCATCATTGCCACGGAAGTCGCTTCCTTTCACTTCACCACCCATCCTGACCATCTTTTTCCTCACGAAACACACCTCGGCGACAAGCAGTGCGAGGGTCTGGAAGCCTTCGTCCGTCACCGCAACTGGGGTGAATATATTCAGATGCTCAATGAACGGGGGGAAATCTCCTGCGCGACCAGCAACCTGAAGGGTTTCCATCTTCCCCTGACCAAGCTCGCGCTGCAGTATGCCTCCCAGGGAATGCCCTACTTTGAAACGATCCGTACGCTGGGACCCGCCCCCATCCGTGTGCTGACCTACCCGCTCATTCTCGACGGCAGGATCACTGATATCGTCCAAATCGGCCAAGACCTCTCGGCGATGGAAAACGCCCTCGAACGGCTTCGCCTGATGCTGCTTATTTTCAGCCCGCTGGCTGTGGCGCTCCTTTGTTTCGGCGGCTGGTTCCTTACCGGATTTTTTCTCGAGCCGGTAGTTCGCATTACCCGCGCCGCCCGCCGGATCAACGCCGGCAACCTCAGCCAACGTATCCACGTCGAAGATACCAAGGACGAACTGGCCCAACTGGCGGAAACCTTCAACTCGATGCTGGCCCGCCTGGAAGACTCCTTCAACCGGACCAAGCAGTTCACCGCCGACGCCTCCCATGAGTTGCGCACGCCACTGGCGATCCTCAAGGGAGAGACGGAAGTCGCCCTGCGCTGGGGGAAGGACCCCGAGGAGTT
Above is a genomic segment from Desulfuromonadales bacterium containing:
- a CDS encoding pyruvate, water dikinase regulatory protein, giving the protein MLPPQVVYLLSDATGETAEKIVMAALTQFGDKTVRVKRVSNVRGKNQVYEALDEALSQQAFVVYTIVNRELAQLVHDECDSLGLTSFDLITPLLMKLSGFFGRSPGETPGLLHGVDDEYFRRIEAIEFTVKHDDGQETRHLPKADIVLVGVSRTSKTPLSIYLAHRGWKVANVPLVKGIDPPAELFQVDPGRVAGLVIDPQRLLEVRAARLRNLGQDPRAAYADFEQIEEELRYARSFFRHHPWVVVDVSGKAVEETANEVLVKLKLK
- a CDS encoding response regulator transcription factor encodes the protein MRILVVEDEKKVASFIKRGLEEESFSVDMAYDGEEGLSMAEATPYDLILMDLMLPKMDGLAVIKELRSKGNKAPVLCLTAKDTVEDIVSGLDSGSDDYLTKPFAFAELVARVRALLRRGVQDRGAEIRFADLRLDPVAHKVWRSNKEIELTAKEYALLEYFMRNPNQILTRTMIAEHVWDYTFDSFTNIIDVYVNYLRKKVDRDYDKKLIHTVRGIGYVMKEE
- a CDS encoding heavy metal sensor histidine kinase, which encodes MAFRSVRFQLTLWYALTLAAVLAASGFFWHFYLAREMRNRVDDKLRIIATEVASFHFTTHPDHLFPHETHLGDKQCEGLEAFVRHRNWGEYIQMLNERGEISCATSNLKGFHLPLTKLALQYASQGMPYFETIRTLGPAPIRVLTYPLILDGRITDIVQIGQDLSAMENALERLRLMLLIFSPLAVALLCFGGWFLTGFFLEPVVRITRAARRINAGNLSQRIHVEDTKDELAQLAETFNSMLARLEDSFNRTKQFTADASHELRTPLAILKGETEVALRWGKDPEELRQTLVSNLEEIDRMGRIIEDLLLLAKSEAGELRLDVREFSLGDLIQDLYLQGKTLGEPKSIDISLRLQITEDVRLKGDQFQLHRLLLNLVNNAIKYTPENGHVEIRLAVEGSEAVLAVADSGIGIAAEHLPHLFERFYRVDEARNRAVGGTGLGLAIVKSIAEAHEGRVEIESTPGKGSVFTVRLPLAGPTPQGKKGAR